One region of Salvia miltiorrhiza cultivar Shanhuang (shh) unplaced genomic scaffold, IMPLAD_Smil_shh original_scaffold_455, whole genome shotgun sequence genomic DNA includes:
- the LOC131004796 gene encoding abscisic acid 8'-hydroxylase 4 → MLMDKSPPTIIYILLFLATLFYYIFSKKHTKKQKSLTPKVPPGSMGWPYLGETLELYYKDPNIFFSDKQKRYGQIFKTHILGCPCVMLCSPEAARFVLLTNAHLFKPTYPKSKEKMIGPAALFFHQGQYHSQIRKLVATSLSPNSIKRFIPGIQSTAISTLHSWATTPHPINTFQQMKKFSFEVGVLAIFGELGREHKEELKKNYCIVDKGYNSFPTNLPGTPYHKALMARKRLSQILEEIISERKEKKVLENDLLGHLLNFKNEKGETLSDDQIADNIIGILFAAQDTTASALTWIVKYLTDHPKLLQAVKSEHKPIYLENKKGNKGLTWTQTRSMPLTYKVILESLRMASIVSFTFREAVADVVYNGYLIPKGWKVMPLFRNIHHNPEFFNEPQNFDPYRFEVAPKPNTFLPFGTGAHSCPGNELAKLEILILVHHLVNELRWEVVGSQDTVEYSPFPVPRNGLRARFWKEPNTQEN, encoded by the exons ATGTTAATGGATAAATCCCCTCCCACAATCATCTACATCCTCCTCTTCCTCGCTACTCTCTTTTATTACATCTTCTCCAAAAAACACACGAAAAAGCAGAAATCATTGACACCAAAAGTGCCCCCAGGTTCAATGGGCTGGCCTTACCTCGGAGAGACACTCGAGTTATACTACAAAGACCCCAACATCTTCTTCTCCGACAAGCAAAAAAGGTACGGCCAGATCTTCAAAACCCACATCCTGGGTTGCCCCTGCGTCATGCTGTGCAGCCCGGAGGCGGCGCGCTTCGTGCTCCTCACCAACGCCCATTTGTTCAAACCTACTTACCCAAAGAGCAAGGAGAAGATGATCGGCCCCGCCGCCCTCTTCTTCCACCAAGGCCAATACCATTCCCAAATTAGAAAGCTCGTCGCCACCTCTCTTTCTCCGAACTCTATCAAGAGATTCATTCCCGGGATTCAATCCACTGCCATCTCCACTCTCCATTCATGGGCCACCACTCCCCACCCCATCAACACCTTTCAACAAATGAAGAAG TTCTCCTTTGAAGTGGGGGTTTTAGCTATATTTGGGGAGCTGGGGAGAGAGCACAAGGAGGAGTTGAAGAAGAATTATTGCATAGTGGATAAAGGCTACAACTCGTTCCCCACAAACCTACCGGGAACACCATATCACAAGGCTTTGATg GCAAGAAAGAGGCTGAGCCAGATTTTGGAGGAAATAATAAGCGAGAGAAAGGAGAAGAAGGTGTTGGAGAATGATCTGTTGGGGCATCTTCTCAACTTCAAGAACGAAAAAGGGGAGACGCTGAGCGACGATCAGATCGCCGACAACATCATAGGAATACTGTTTGCTGCTCAGGACACAACTGCAAGTGCATTAACATGGATCGTCAAATACCTAACCGATCATCCCAAACTATTGCAAGCTGTTAAG TCTGAACACAAACCAATCTACCTGGAAAATAAAAAGGGAAACAAGGGCCTCACATGGACTCAAACCAGAAGCATGCCACTTACTTATAAG GTGATATTAGAGAGCTTAAGGATGGCAAGCATTGTGTCTTTCACTTTCAGGGAGGCTGTGGCTGATGTAGTATATAATG GTTATCTAATTCCAAAAGGGTGGAAGGTGATGCCGTTATTCAGAAATATTCATCACAATCCTGAATTTTTCAATGAACCACAAAATTTTGACCCCTATAGATTTGAG GTTGCTCCGAAACCCAATACATTTCTGCCATTTGGCACCGGGGCCCACTCCTGCCCGGGAAATGAGCTGGCAAAGCTTGAAATTCTGATCTTGGTTCATCATCTGGTCAACGAATTGAG GTGGGAAGTGGTTGGCTCACAAGATACGGTGGAATATAGCCCGTTTCCGGTTCCTCGTAACGGGCTAAGGGCCCGATTTTGGAAGGAGCCCAACACCCAAGAAAATTGA